The Brevibacillus brevis genome contains a region encoding:
- a CDS encoding ABC transporter permease has protein sequence MLSFVFRRFISMIVTLWLIITLTFFLMHAVPGSPFEREGKALDPAVEANLNAYYNLDKPLLVQYGLYLQKLVQFDLGPSLANSSDTVNKMIARGFPVSFQLGLISVVFAIVTGIALGVIAALRHNRLIDYLAMIIAVIGISVPSFVVASLLIKYLAVEWKLLPTATWGTWQHVIMPALALAFGPIAIIARLTRTNMLEVLTQEYIETARAKGLSPATIVLKHALRNAILPVVTLLGALIANVLTGSFVIEKIFAIPGMGKYFVAGINNRDYSVIMGTTVFYSTLLIFLMFVVDVLYGIIDPRIKLHRKESEG, from the coding sequence TTGCTATCTTTTGTCTTCCGCAGATTTATCTCCATGATCGTGACGTTATGGCTCATCATTACCCTCACCTTTTTCCTGATGCATGCCGTTCCAGGATCTCCTTTTGAAAGAGAAGGAAAGGCATTAGACCCAGCAGTGGAAGCTAACCTCAATGCCTACTACAACCTGGATAAGCCGCTACTGGTCCAATACGGGCTGTACTTACAAAAGCTGGTGCAATTTGACCTCGGGCCATCTCTTGCCAACAGTTCAGATACTGTCAACAAAATGATCGCCCGTGGATTCCCCGTCTCTTTTCAACTCGGTCTGATTTCTGTCGTCTTTGCGATTGTCACCGGTATCGCGCTTGGTGTGATCGCCGCACTACGGCATAACCGTCTCATTGATTACCTTGCCATGATTATTGCTGTTATCGGGATATCTGTTCCCAGCTTTGTTGTCGCTTCCTTATTAATCAAATATTTGGCGGTCGAATGGAAGCTGTTGCCGACCGCAACGTGGGGTACCTGGCAGCATGTGATTATGCCGGCGCTTGCATTGGCGTTTGGTCCAATTGCGATTATCGCTCGTTTGACTCGTACCAACATGCTGGAAGTGTTGACCCAGGAATACATTGAAACCGCTCGAGCAAAAGGGCTGTCTCCGGCGACGATCGTGTTGAAGCACGCACTGCGTAATGCGATTTTGCCTGTGGTCACGCTTTTAGGCGCACTAATTGCCAACGTTTTAACGGGAAGCTTTGTGATCGAAAAAATATTTGCGATCCCTGGGATGGGGAAATACTTCGTCGCTGGCATTAATAACCGTGACTATTCCGTCATTATGGGAACGACTGTCTTCTATAGCACACTTTTGATATTCCTGATGTTTGTCGTCGATGTACTGTACGGCATCATTGATCCACGAATTAAGCTGCATCGAAAGGAGAGCGAAGGATGA
- a CDS encoding ABC transporter permease → MRKDNLNAEAIVRPQLTFWQEAWLRLRGNKLALMGVVVIILLGVMATIGPMISGHEYAKQSIIMKNKPPSEANWFGTDDFGRDVFTRVWYGARISLFVGLTAALIDFFIGVLYGGIAGYLGGRIDNIMMRFVDILYGLPYLLVVILLMVVMGPGLLTIIIALSATGWIGMARTVRGQVLQMKNSEYVLAAKTMGAKPFYIIRKHLLPNTIGIIIVYVTLSVPSAIFAEAFLSFLGLGIQAPKASWGVMANDGLSTILSGHWWRLFFPAFLISLTMLAFNVLGDGLRDAFDPKSRR, encoded by the coding sequence ATGCGCAAAGACAACCTCAATGCGGAAGCGATTGTGCGACCTCAACTGACGTTTTGGCAAGAAGCTTGGCTTCGTCTGAGAGGAAACAAGCTGGCTCTGATGGGGGTGGTGGTGATTATCTTGCTTGGGGTTATGGCTACGATTGGACCGATGATCTCTGGTCATGAATACGCCAAACAGTCGATTATTATGAAAAACAAGCCGCCATCTGAAGCGAACTGGTTTGGTACCGATGATTTTGGCCGTGATGTGTTCACTCGTGTTTGGTATGGTGCGCGCATTTCCCTGTTTGTCGGTTTGACAGCAGCACTTATCGATTTTTTCATTGGTGTCTTGTATGGAGGAATTGCCGGATATTTGGGCGGGCGAATCGATAATATCATGATGCGCTTCGTCGACATTTTGTACGGACTTCCTTATTTGTTGGTTGTGATTTTGCTGATGGTCGTCATGGGGCCAGGACTATTAACCATTATTATCGCGTTAAGTGCGACAGGCTGGATCGGGATGGCACGGACTGTGCGTGGTCAGGTCCTGCAAATGAAAAACTCGGAGTACGTACTGGCAGCAAAAACAATGGGGGCAAAGCCTTTCTACATCATTCGCAAACATCTGCTGCCCAACACAATTGGCATCATCATTGTCTATGTCACGTTATCTGTTCCATCTGCGATTTTTGCAGAAGCGTTTTTGAGCTTCCTCGGTCTCGGCATTCAGGCGCCAAAGGCTAGCTGGGGTGTGATGGCTAACGATGGGCTCTCTACAATTTTGTCCGGTCATTGGTGGCGACTCTTTTTCCCTGCTTTCTTAATCTCGCTGACGATGCTTGCGTTCAACGTGCTCGGTGACGGCTTGCGCGATGCGTTCGATCCGAAGTCAAGGAGGTAG
- a CDS encoding ABC transporter ATP-binding protein, which translates to MDKMEKLLEVSGLRVTFKTHGGEVNAVRDVNFTLNKGETLAIVGESGCGKSVTARSIMRLIPEHIGKIAGGSIHFKGQDLAKLPEKQMRELRGKEISMIFQDAMTSLNPTITIGEQIMEGIIRHQKVARSEAKRQAIEILTLVGIANPESRLKQYLHQFSGGMRQRIMIAIALVCKPSILIADEPTTALDVTIQAQIIELFKSIQLKTGVSIIIITHDLGVVAKIADRVNVMYAGKVVESGPVRDIFYNPQHPYTKGLLASMPRLDADRSIPLSPIPGTPPDLFSPPIGCAFAARCDYALEVCRNYQPAETHVHSKHAVSCWLQDPRAKKLLASMQPPTGT; encoded by the coding sequence ATGGATAAAATGGAAAAGCTGCTGGAAGTCAGTGGGCTTCGGGTCACATTTAAGACGCATGGCGGTGAAGTGAACGCCGTTCGGGACGTGAACTTTACTTTGAACAAAGGGGAGACATTGGCGATTGTTGGTGAATCCGGATGTGGGAAGAGCGTGACTGCAAGGAGCATCATGCGTCTGATCCCGGAGCATATCGGAAAAATCGCGGGTGGAAGCATTCATTTTAAAGGGCAGGACCTGGCAAAGCTGCCGGAAAAGCAAATGCGTGAGCTGCGCGGGAAAGAAATCTCCATGATCTTTCAAGATGCGATGACGTCACTCAACCCTACCATTACCATTGGTGAGCAGATCATGGAAGGAATCATTCGCCATCAAAAGGTTGCAAGAAGCGAAGCCAAGCGGCAAGCGATTGAAATTCTCACCTTGGTCGGGATCGCCAATCCGGAAAGTCGTCTCAAGCAGTACCTCCATCAGTTCAGTGGCGGGATGCGCCAACGGATCATGATTGCGATTGCGCTCGTATGTAAGCCGTCCATTCTGATTGCGGATGAACCTACGACAGCGTTGGATGTAACGATTCAGGCGCAAATCATCGAGCTGTTCAAAAGCATTCAGCTAAAGACGGGGGTCTCGATCATTATTATCACGCATGATTTGGGAGTCGTCGCCAAAATTGCGGATCGGGTCAACGTGATGTATGCCGGAAAAGTGGTAGAGTCCGGACCTGTTCGCGACATTTTTTACAATCCACAGCATCCGTACACCAAAGGCTTGCTGGCGTCGATGCCTCGTTTGGATGCAGATCGCTCAATTCCGTTGAGTCCCATACCTGGAACACCCCCGGATTTGTTCAGTCCGCCAATTGGCTGTGCATTCGCTGCGCGCTGCGACTACGCGTTGGAAGTATGTCGGAATTACCAGCCTGCGGAGACCCATGTCCATAGCAAACACGCGGTTTCCTGTTGGTTGCAGGACCCACGGGCGAAGAAATTGCTGGCGTCGATGCAACCGCCAACGGGGACCTGA
- a CDS encoding peptide ABC transporter substrate-binding protein produces the protein MKKLSTLLLTATLGVSMLMAGCTSGQPAAPSEPAPGNTAQPNAPTPGDQAAKLLLLNNIKEPTSLDPPIGFDEPSYNILNNLMEGLTRLDENQKPQPAAASEWTISEDGKTYTFTLRDNKWSNGEPVKAQDFEFAWKRMLDPALASPAASLAYIIEGAEAYNSGKGPADGVKVKAVDDKTLEVVLAQPASWTLLLASNPAFFPVHKATVEKDPKWAAEAASFVGNGPFKLTEWAHDSELKMMKSDTYWDAANVTLPGAVWKMIDDENTEYQMFTNEELHRTTTVPADMADQLFKEGKVFVRDGAGTEFYRFNVAKEPFDNANIRKAFSLAIDRQTLVDLVLMRQQKPGTGFVSYGLPDANGEGQFREVGGELVNFNPDEAKKLLEQGMKEKGYTKLPEVTLTYRSGTANEKTAQAAQEMWKQTLGVDVKLQKVEGKVLTDMQKQLQYQIARSSWLPDFGDAINFLDIFQSKAASNRTGWSNAQFDKLIQDAYKEPNDAKRLKLLHDAEKILLDEAPIAPLYFYNTSLLSSEKVSGVQSSSLSYTDLRKAVVK, from the coding sequence GTGAAAAAACTATCAACATTGTTGCTGACGGCTACGCTGGGTGTGTCCATGCTCATGGCTGGATGTACATCGGGTCAACCAGCTGCACCGAGTGAGCCTGCACCAGGTAACACGGCTCAGCCAAACGCTCCGACGCCGGGCGATCAAGCGGCAAAGCTCCTGTTGCTGAACAATATCAAGGAACCGACGTCATTGGACCCGCCGATTGGCTTCGATGAGCCGTCCTATAACATTTTGAACAACTTGATGGAAGGCTTGACTCGCTTGGACGAAAATCAAAAGCCTCAACCAGCGGCCGCTTCCGAGTGGACAATCTCCGAGGATGGCAAAACCTACACCTTTACCCTCCGTGACAACAAATGGTCCAATGGTGAACCGGTAAAGGCTCAGGACTTCGAATTCGCGTGGAAACGCATGCTTGATCCTGCACTGGCATCTCCGGCAGCATCCCTCGCGTACATTATTGAGGGAGCGGAGGCATATAACAGCGGTAAAGGTCCGGCGGATGGCGTAAAAGTAAAAGCCGTGGACGACAAAACATTAGAGGTCGTTCTCGCTCAACCAGCTTCATGGACGCTCCTGTTGGCATCCAACCCAGCTTTCTTCCCTGTGCACAAAGCAACCGTTGAAAAAGATCCGAAATGGGCAGCAGAAGCCGCAAGCTTTGTTGGAAATGGACCATTCAAGCTGACAGAGTGGGCACATGACAGTGAACTGAAAATGATGAAGAGCGATACGTACTGGGATGCCGCAAACGTAACTCTGCCTGGTGCCGTTTGGAAAATGATCGATGACGAGAATACCGAGTATCAAATGTTTACGAACGAAGAGCTGCACAGAACGACAACCGTTCCTGCAGACATGGCAGACCAATTGTTTAAAGAAGGCAAAGTATTCGTGCGTGACGGAGCAGGTACAGAGTTCTATCGTTTCAACGTAGCGAAGGAGCCATTTGATAACGCCAATATTCGTAAAGCCTTTAGCTTGGCGATTGACCGTCAAACGCTGGTTGACCTGGTGCTGATGCGTCAGCAAAAACCGGGAACAGGCTTCGTATCGTATGGTTTGCCTGATGCCAACGGTGAAGGACAATTCCGTGAAGTAGGCGGAGAATTGGTGAACTTCAACCCAGATGAAGCGAAGAAGCTCCTGGAACAAGGAATGAAAGAAAAAGGCTACACAAAGCTGCCGGAGGTTACACTCACATACCGCAGCGGAACGGCTAACGAAAAAACGGCACAAGCCGCGCAAGAAATGTGGAAGCAGACACTGGGCGTTGATGTGAAGCTGCAAAAAGTAGAAGGCAAAGTTTTGACGGACATGCAAAAGCAATTGCAGTATCAAATTGCTCGTTCTTCTTGGTTGCCTGACTTCGGTGATGCGATCAACTTCCTCGATATTTTCCAATCGAAGGCAGCAAGCAATCGTACGGGCTGGAGCAATGCGCAATTCGACAAGCTGATCCAAGACGCATACAAGGAGCCAAACGATGCAAAACGTCTGAAGCTGCTGCATGATGCAGAAAAAATCTTGTTGGATGAAGCACCAATCGCACCGCTTTATTTCTACAACACTTCCTTGCTCTCAAGCGAAAAAGTAAGTGGTGTACAAAGCTCTTCACTTAGCTACACAGACCTGAGAAAAGCTGTCGTGAAGTAA